The following proteins are co-located in the Ailuropoda melanoleuca isolate Jingjing chromosome 13, ASM200744v2, whole genome shotgun sequence genome:
- the YTHDF1 gene encoding YTH domain-containing family protein 1, whose translation MSATSVDPQRTKGQDNKVQNGSLHQKDTVHDNDFEPYLSGQSNQSNSYPSMADPYLSSYYPPSIGFPYSLNEAPWSTGGDPPIPYLTTYGQLSNGDHHFMHDAVFGQPGGLGNNIYQHRFNFFPENPAFSAWGTSGSQGQQAQSSAYGSSYTYPPSSLGGTIVDGQTGFHSDTLNKAPGMNSLEQGMVGLKIGDVTTSAVKTVGSVVSSVAMTGVLSGNGGTNVNMPVSKPTSWAAIASKPAKPQPKMKAKSGPVIGAALPPPPIKHNMDIGTWDNKGPVPKAPAPQQAPAPQAAPQPQPVVQPLPAQPPPLAQPQYPNPQQPPQTRWVAPRNRNAAFGQSGGTGGDGNSPGNTQPNSAPTMESHPVLEKLKAAHSYNPKEFDWNLKSGRVFIIKSYSEDDIHRSIKYSIWCSTEHGNKRLDGAFRAAGSKGPVYLLFSVNGSGHFCGVAEMTSPVDYGTSAGVWSQDKWKGKFDVKWIFVKDVPNNQLRHIRLENNDNKPVTNSRDTQEVPLEKAKQVLKIIASYKHTTSIFDDFSHYEKRQEEEEVVRKERQNRNKQ comes from the coding sequence AGTAACAGTTACCCCTCCATGGCGGATCCTTACCTGTCCAGCTATTACCCACCGTCCATCGGATTTCCTTACTCCCTCAATGAGGCACCCTGGTCTACTGGAGGGGACCCTCCGATCCCGTACCTCACCACCTATGGACAGCTCAGTAATGGAGACCATCATTTTATGCACGATGCTGTTTTTGGgcagcctgggggcctggggaacAACATCTATCAGCACAGGTTTAATTTTTTCCCCGAAAACCCTGCCTTCTCAGCCTGGGGGACAAGTGGGTCTCAGGGGCAGCAGGCTCAGAGCTCCGCGTACGGGAGCAGCTACACTTACCCGCCAAGCTCTCTGGGTGGCACGATTGTGGACGGGCAGACGGGCTTTCACAGCGACACCCTCAACAAGGCCCCTGGAATGAACAGCCTGGAGCAGGGCATGGTGGGCCTGAAGATCGGGGACGTCACCACCTCTGCCGTTAAGACTGTGGGGTCGGTCGTTAGCAGTGTGGCgatgactggtgtcctttctGGCAACGGTGGGACAAACGTAAATATGCCGGTTTCAAAGCCGACCTCGTGGGCTGCCATTGCCAGCAAGCCGGCAAAACCACAGccgaaaatgaaagcaaaaagcGGACCTGTAATCGGGGccgccctgccccctccaccgATAAAGCATAACATGGACATTGGCACCTGGGACAACAAGGGGCCCGTGCCCAAGGCGCCGGCTCCGCAGCAGGCACCGGCCCCCCAGGCTGCCCCACAGCCCCAGCCGGTTGTGCAGCCTCTTCCTGCTCAGCCTCCCCCTCTGGCCCAACCACAGTATCCGAACCCTCAGCAGCCACCCCAAACCCGTTGGGTCGCCCCTCGCAACAGAAATGCAGCATTTGGGCAGAGCGGAGGGACAGGCGGTGATGGTAACTCTCCTGGGAATACCCAGCCTAATTCTGCCCCCACCATGGAGTCCCACCCCGtacttgaaaaactgaaagctgcCCACAGCTATAACCCTAAAGAGTTTGATTGGAATCTTAAAAGCGGACGCGTGTTCATCATAAAAAGCTACTCTGAGGATGACATCCACCGCTCCATCAAGTACTCCATCTGGTGCAGCACGGAGCACGGCAACAAGCGTCTGGACGGGGCGTTCCGCGCCGCTGGCAGCAAGGGGCCTGTGTACCTGCTCTTCAGCGTCAACGGCAGTGGGCACTTCTGTGGGGTGGCGGAGATGACGTCACCCGTGGACTATGGCACGAGCGCCGGGGTCTGGTCTCAGGACAAGTGGAAGGGCAAGTTTGACGTGAAGTGGATTTTTGTCAAGGACGTGCCCAATAACCAGCTCCGGCACATCAGACTGGAGAATAATGACAACAAGCCGGTCACCAACTCCCGCGACACCCAGGAGGTGCCCTTGGAGAAAGCAAAGCAAGTGCTGAAAATTATCGCTTCCTACAAGCACACCACCTCGATCTTCGACGACTTTTCTCACTATGAGAAGcgccaggaggaggaagaggtggtgCGCAAG